The DNA region ACATGCGCAGCAGGGCCGTCGCCGTGTCCGCGCGCAGCGCGTGCAGGCCCAGCCAGCCGTCGGCCATTCCGGGGTCGAGCCGCACGGCCGCGTGGAACTCCTCCTCGGCCTGGGCGTACTGGCCGACCGTGTAGGCGTCTACGCCGCGCAGCCAGGCGAGGTCGGCAGGTGTGTGCAGATGCGGGCCGCCCTGCCTGCCGTAATCCATCACGTCCCCCACGAAACGTCCCCCGTCATCCGCCGACGGCCCGCCCGCTCAGTCCCCGGGGACCCTGCGCCCCGGAGCCCCGGCGCCGGGCAGCCGGATGAGGCAGCGGGACGACGAACGTCCGTACTCCGGGCGGGAATTGAGGCTCGTTGACCCTGGTTTGCCCGATGACCCGCGCCCCTACGCATCGTACCTGCGAGGTCGTCGCGGGCGAACGGTGGTGCACGGGGTGCGGAAGGTGCCGCGAGGGCGACGTCGGCCCGGTCCGCGCACGGTCACATACGGTGAACGACACCGCAAGGGGATCTTGGAGACGGGGACGCGGGCAGAACGAAGCCCCCGATCACGGGGGAACAACCGGGGGCTTCGCGTCTGCGGGCGACCTGTACAGACCGCCTGTTGGAAAAGTAATTCCTGTGAGGTCCCCGGGTCAAGCGGCCCCGGCGGACGGCCACGAGAAGGAACTTCAAAGATCCCCAACGGGTCACCGAGCGTGAGGAGTTGGGACTGTCAGCGGCCTCCCGCGGGCCCCTTGCGCACCTCGTATCCCAGCTCTCCCCGACGCACCACGAAATTCGCGAATGAATACGAGGAGTCCTCCGCGAAATGCGTCATCTCGGCGTGCGTCCAGGTGTCCCAGAATTCGGCGAGTACGGGCCCGTCCCGCAGCCGCCCGCGGTGCCAGGAGTCCTCGGCGGCCATGTCCATCCACAGCAGACAGGCCAGATGCGGACGCAGCGCCCGCCTGCCCGCCCCGACCCCCTCCACGAGTACGACGGGCGCGGGCGGCAGCGACGCCGCCGACTCCGGTTCCGGGGGGAAGCGGGCACGGTGCCAGTCGTAGGGCGTGTAGCGGGCGGTGCGCCCCTGCGAGAGGGGGCGCAGGACCTGCTCGGTGAGCCGGGGAACCCAGCCGAAGAAGGTCTCGTGGCTGGCGAGATCGTCAAGGTGCAGTACGGGGGCGCCGCCGAGGGTGCCGGAGAGCCGTGCGGCGAACGTGGTCTTGCCCGAGCCCGCGTGGCCGTCGACGGCGATCAGCCGCACGGGGCCGCACGACGGGGGCAGGGCGCGCAGTGTCGCGGCGAGACCGTCCAGGGCGCCGGGACCGGCGAGCCCGTCGGATGCTCCGCCTTCGCCGGCAGGGGACGGCGACGCGTGCGGGACTGACGAGGGGTCGGGGACCACGGGGCTGCGGGAGGTTCCGGAGGCCCGGGAAGCGCGACTCGGGGAACCTCCGGCCCCGCACCCGCCCGCGCCGGAACTCCCTTGCCCAGAACCGGAATCGCTCGAACTCCCCACGGCCGTGGAAGGACGTGGGGAACCGGAGGGACCGGTCGAGCGGCGGGGCCTGGACACCGGACCAGCCTACGGTTCCCCCGCCCGGCGCCCGCCCCCCTGCGATGTCAGTGGTCCACGCCAATATTGGTGTGTGCGTCGAAGCCGGACTCCTGGCCGACCGGGCGCCGTAGCGGGGATAGTGGCACCCTGACGCGTACCTGCCGCATGGGAACCGAGGTTGAGGGATCTATGGGATCTATGGCCATGAACGACAGACCCGCCACGCGCCGTACCGTACTGGCCGCCGCCGTCGCCACGGCGGCCATGGCGGCAGCCTCGCCCGCGTCCGCCGCGGAGCGCGCCGCCAGGTCCGGTGCGGGAAGCGCGAAGTCGAAGGTCTCGCTGCACAGCTGGAACTCCCGTCGTGACTGGGCGTCGGGCGAGGCCGAGGGCACACGCGTCACCGGAGGGGCCCGTCCCGCCGTCGTCTTCGGCACTCCGCAGGGCACCACGCGCTACAAGGACCCGCACACAGGCGAGAGCGCCACCTGGGAGTACGCCACGTGGACCTCGCCGGTGCAGCCCGCGGGCGTCGCCGCGGGCGAGATCATCACCTCGTGGAACGCACACACCCCCAAGGGCACCTGGCTGCGCGTCGAACTCCAGGGCCGCTACTCCGACGGCAAGAAATCGCCCTGGTACACGATGGGCGTATGGACCGCCGGCGACGGCAAGGACGTGCCGCGGCGCACCTCCGTCGACGACCAGAGCGACGGCAAGTCCAGCGTGTGGACCGACACCCTCGCCATCGACAAGCTCGACAGCGGCCTGCGGCTGACCGCGTACCAGGTGCGTCTGACACTCCACCGGGCGCTGGCGAGCGGCGCCGAGCCCGCCGTGTGGCGGCTGAGCGCGATGGCCTCGGACGTTCCCGACCGCTTCGAGGTCCCGGCGTCGAAGCCCGGTCCGGGCCGCGGCGTCGAGCTGAAGGTGCCGCGCTACTCCCAGGAAGTCCACAAGGGGCAGTACCCCGAGTACGACGGCGGAGGAGAGGCGTGGTGCAGCCCCACCTCGTCGCAGATGATCCTGGAGTACTGGGGCCGTAAGCCGACGAAGGAGGACCTGGAGTGGGTCGACCCCGACTTCGCCGACCCGCAGGTCTGCCACGCCGCCCGCTACACCTTCGACTACCAGTACGAGGGGTGCGGCAACTGGCCGTTCAACGCCGCCTATGCGGCCACCTACCGCGACATGGAGTCGGTCGTCACCCGGCTCGGCAGCCTGACCGACGTGGAGCGGCTGGTGGCGGCGGGCATCCCCGTCATCACCTCGCAGTCGTTCATCGAGTCCGAGCTGGACGGCGCGGGTTACGGCACGGCCGGGCATCTGATGACCGTCATCGGCTTCACCGAGGACGGTGACGTCATCGCCAACGACCCCGCCTCGAAGGACAACGACGCGGTACGCCACGTCTACAAGCGCCGCCAGTGGGAGAACATCTGGCTGCGCACCAAGCGCAAGGACGAGGACGGCAAGGTCAAGTCCGGTACGGGCGGCGTGTGTTACCTGTACTTCCCGAGGGACGTCTCGGACGCACAGCGCCGGGTGCTGCGCACCCTGGGCGTCGACTGAGCGGATGCCCTGCCGCCTTCGGCGGCGGCGGGCAGGTGCGGTCACGGCGGTTGTGCCCCGTCCATGGACTTCGTGGACGGGGCACGGCCCGGCCGGGGGTGAGCGCACTGCCGTACCCGGATCGCATTCCCTATTCCACGCGCCCGGTCTTGCCCGGCCTTCGGTGTGGGCAGTTCTGTGAACCCCTTTTCGTGAGCGCAATACTTGCGGGGCGGTCGGCGCTGGGGGAGTATGCGTCGCCGGAAGGCGGGGGAACGGCTCGCGGCCTGAGAAACCGGGGAAAGGGACCTGATGACCAATCCATTCGACGACGAGAACGGCTTGTTCTATGTGCTCGTCAACGACGAACGGCAGAATTCCCTGTGGCCTTCGTTCGCCGATGTGCCCGAGGGCTGGACGATCGCCTTCGGTGAGGACAGCCGCCAGGCCTGCCTGGATTACGTCGAGGAGAACTGGACGGACATGCGGCCCGCGCACCTGGTGAACGAGGGCCGCTGAACGAGCCGCACCTGACGGGGCCGCCGGGCGAAGCGCCCGAGCGGCCGGGGGCGTGCCCGACGTCCGTACGGCGGGTTCATCCGGCTGGTATCGCCGTCACTGCCTGGGCGTTTCCCGCATCGGGCGGGGGAGCGGCCCAGGCATTTCCGTGTCCGCCCATGCGCCTGCCGGTCTGCCGGGCCGTCGGACCGCCGCGTCACCGCCCGCCCCTCGCGCCGCCGTGAGTGGTCTCCACCAAAGAAGGCGGCGCGACCGGTCGCCACGGACCGCCCGTCCGCCGTCTCCAAGCCCGGAACATTGGATTCCGCCAGGCTTGCCCGTCCTTAATCCGGGCAGAGCGTCCATACTCGGGCCACTCCGCTGAAAAATCGCCCAGAGACACCCACTCCAGCGTCATCGCCGATACGGGGTAAATCGACGAACCGTTGAATGGGCCACCTTTCACGACCCCTTCACGAAGAGCCTGCTTTTCGAATTCATCTCTTCTCCCGGTGAAGGTCGGCGCTGTAGCATCCCGAGCGACCAGAAAAACGGGGAGGACGCGTGACGTCTCAAGCCGGGGGAAGCGGCGTATTTCCGGTGGCAGTTCGGAGTGCCGCCTGGCATGTTCCCGAGTCCTCGCTGGACGTGCCCGAACTGCCCGAGCTGGCGTCTCTCGGTGAGAGCGAGCGGCGCACCTGTCTCGCGCTGGGCATCGAGTCCGTAAGGGCCGACGACTCCCTGAA from Streptomyces marispadix includes:
- a CDS encoding uridine kinase family protein, coding for MDGLAATLRALPPSCGPVRLIAVDGHAGSGKTTFAARLSGTLGGAPVLHLDDLASHETFFGWVPRLTEQVLRPLSQGRTARYTPYDWHRARFPPEPESAASLPPAPVVLVEGVGAGRRALRPHLACLLWMDMAAEDSWHRGRLRDGPVLAEFWDTWTHAEMTHFAEDSSYSFANFVVRRGELGYEVRKGPAGGR
- a CDS encoding peptidase C39 family protein, whose product is MNDRPATRRTVLAAAVATAAMAAASPASAAERAARSGAGSAKSKVSLHSWNSRRDWASGEAEGTRVTGGARPAVVFGTPQGTTRYKDPHTGESATWEYATWTSPVQPAGVAAGEIITSWNAHTPKGTWLRVELQGRYSDGKKSPWYTMGVWTAGDGKDVPRRTSVDDQSDGKSSVWTDTLAIDKLDSGLRLTAYQVRLTLHRALASGAEPAVWRLSAMASDVPDRFEVPASKPGPGRGVELKVPRYSQEVHKGQYPEYDGGGEAWCSPTSSQMILEYWGRKPTKEDLEWVDPDFADPQVCHAARYTFDYQYEGCGNWPFNAAYAATYRDMESVVTRLGSLTDVERLVAAGIPVITSQSFIESELDGAGYGTAGHLMTVIGFTEDGDVIANDPASKDNDAVRHVYKRRQWENIWLRTKRKDEDGKVKSGTGGVCYLYFPRDVSDAQRRVLRTLGVD
- a CDS encoding MbtH family protein codes for the protein MTNPFDDENGLFYVLVNDERQNSLWPSFADVPEGWTIAFGEDSRQACLDYVEENWTDMRPAHLVNEGR